In one Rutidosis leptorrhynchoides isolate AG116_Rl617_1_P2 chromosome 8, CSIRO_AGI_Rlap_v1, whole genome shotgun sequence genomic region, the following are encoded:
- the LOC139864411 gene encoding uncharacterized protein, with protein MNFGQLWRKRIMGCLSSCSMLVLINGCPISEFSLEKGLCQGNPLSPFLFIKVMKALNITINEAAICNKFKGISMGHEELKTTHLQYVDDALFFGDWSIINASNLIDILHRFEKASGLQINISKSKLIGVNVTTREFDDIAEILNCLPGELPFTYLGLPVGNRMSLSSAWIPVTGRLLSRLNGWKAKLLSIGGRLTLTKAFLGSLPNFYLSLFRAPIKLYKNRSRLGGDFYGIILIKKQSHGLDGINVYLKKNMGVWVSGV; from the coding sequence ATGAATTTTGGACAGCTTTGGAGAAAGAGGATTATGGGATGCTTATCTTCATGCAGTATGTTGGTACTTATAAACGGTTGCCCAATATCCGAATTCTCTCTTGAGAAGGGTCTCTGTCAAGGGAATCCCCTCTCCCCGTTCCTATTCATAAAAGTAATGAAGGCGTTGAACATTACTATAAATGAGGCGGCTATATGTAATAAATTCAAAGGTATATCCATGGGTCATGAAGAATTGAAGACAACGCACCTCCAATATGTTGATGATGCTTTGTTTTTTGGAGATTGGTCCATCATTAATGCATCAAATTTAATTGATATTCTTCACCGATTCGAGAAAGCCTCGGGATTACAAATCAACATATCAAAAAGCAAATTGATTGGTGTTAATGTCACAACAAGAGAATTTGATGACATTGCAGAGATTTTGAATTGCTTACCAGGTGAACTTCCATTTACATATTTGGGCTTACCAGTCGGTAATCGAATGTCTTTATCTAGCGCTTGGATTCCTGTAACAGGTCGGTTACTCTCAAGGCTAAACGGTTGGAAGGCAAAATTGCTTTCAATTGGGGGAAGGCTTACATTAACTAAAGCATTTCTGGGAAGTCTACCAAATTTCTATCTGTCGTTATTTCGGGCACCAATAAAACTATACAAGAATAGGAGTCGATTAGGAGGAGATTTTTAtggaataattttaataaaaaagcaATCGCATGGGTTAGATGGAATAAATGTTTATCTGAAAAAAAACATGGGGGTTTGGGTATCGGGAGTTTAA